One genomic region from Cardinium endosymbiont of Dermatophagoides farinae encodes:
- a CDS encoding ABC transporter ATP-binding protein, whose protein sequence is MQANTEILLKVDHLCKTFPVKHHLLGHTIGKVSAVNDVSFTLYKGETLGLVGESGCGKTTLGRTILRLIEPTSGRIIFDGVDITHCSAGQMRSIRRKMQIIFQDPYAALNPRMAIRQILEEPIKIHHLADGKAAATNRIYQLLDYVRLPRATLCKYPHELSGGQRQRICIARALAVEPAFIVCDEAIAALDVSVQAQVINLLMDLQDELGLTYLFISHDLRVVEFIANHVAVMYLGKIVETASAAEIYKNPKHPYTKALFSAIPAIHPAKHKERIILQGDVPSPRELPSGCYFHPRCWKAAAQCAAIHPALIQTEEENHQVACHFPETN, encoded by the coding sequence ATGCAAGCCAATACAGAAATTTTATTAAAAGTAGATCACCTTTGCAAGACCTTTCCTGTAAAGCATCACCTCTTAGGCCATACAATTGGTAAGGTCTCTGCTGTGAATGATGTAAGCTTTACCCTATACAAGGGAGAGACACTTGGCTTAGTAGGGGAATCTGGTTGTGGCAAAACCACGCTGGGTAGAACCATTTTGCGGTTGATTGAACCTACTAGTGGGCGCATTATTTTTGATGGGGTAGATATTACCCACTGTAGTGCTGGGCAGATGCGCAGCATACGAAGAAAAATGCAAATTATTTTTCAAGATCCTTATGCTGCTTTAAATCCTAGAATGGCTATCCGTCAGATCCTAGAGGAACCGATCAAAATTCATCATCTGGCTGATGGCAAAGCAGCAGCTACCAATCGCATCTATCAACTACTGGATTATGTGCGGTTGCCTAGAGCTACCCTATGCAAATATCCCCATGAGCTTTCTGGAGGGCAACGCCAGCGCATTTGCATAGCAAGGGCATTAGCCGTTGAACCTGCCTTTATCGTTTGTGATGAGGCCATTGCTGCATTAGATGTTTCGGTGCAAGCTCAGGTGATTAATCTTTTAATGGATTTGCAAGACGAACTAGGGCTGACCTATCTCTTTATTTCGCATGATTTAAGAGTGGTAGAATTTATAGCCAACCATGTTGCGGTGATGTATCTAGGCAAGATTGTAGAAACTGCTTCAGCAGCAGAAATCTATAAAAATCCTAAGCATCCCTATACCAAAGCGCTTTTTTCTGCTATACCGGCTATTCATCCAGCTAAGCATAAAGAGCGGATTATCCTACAAGGAGATGTGCCCAGTCCAAGGGAGTTGCCTAGTGGCTGTTATTTTCATCCACGTTGCTGGAAAGCGGCAGCACAATGTGCTGCCATCCATCCAGCACTTATTCAAACAGAAGAGGAAAATCATCAAGTAGCTTGTCATTTTCCAGAAACCAATTAA
- a CDS encoding ankyrin repeat domain-containing protein, whose translation MKKQYTHYRIGLLTGLLSLHTLASCVHTRQELGWNPSKRIKTYIGAAAGSLIATGLGVGIYKYANTQSAICTTGNSTDLIAAATNSNATFIPQVNPCFTHSMQNMSTEKTSFIINATHTDPTTFVPDGQPYDNRLLQNGTFLNDEIIQDIKNSKFSISNLECWLAKGFSIHARDKQNKTLLFYPLLQPGNEEYVKFLIKKGVDVNAKDTMAELTALHAAAWAGNQDYIKILLKHGASINAQDDEGSTPLCYAMFKGHKGCAELLKKEGADLCIKGSRHRHIIDCAPNGRLDIFDMVWDDWRKCS comes from the coding sequence ATGAAAAAACAATATACACACTATAGAATAGGTCTACTTACGGGGCTATTAAGCCTTCATACATTGGCGTCTTGTGTACATACAAGGCAAGAGCTAGGCTGGAATCCAAGTAAACGTATCAAAACTTACATAGGCGCAGCCGCAGGATCTTTGATTGCTACTGGACTAGGGGTAGGAATATACAAATACGCAAACACACAGTCAGCAATCTGTACAACAGGAAATAGTACTGATTTAATCGCAGCAGCAACCAATAGCAATGCCACATTCATACCACAAGTAAATCCGTGCTTTACACATTCCATGCAAAATATGAGTACTGAAAAAACAAGTTTTATTATAAATGCAACGCACACAGACCCAACAACTTTCGTCCCAGATGGACAGCCCTATGATAATAGGCTATTACAAAATGGTACTTTCTTAAATGATGAGATCATACAAGACATTAAGAATAGTAAATTTTCGATAAGTAATTTAGAATGCTGGCTTGCTAAAGGCTTCAGTATACATGCAAGAGATAAACAAAATAAAACGCTATTGTTTTATCCACTCCTTCAGCCTGGAAATGAAGAATATGTTAAGTTCTTAATAAAAAAAGGGGTAGATGTAAATGCAAAAGATACAATGGCAGAGCTAACAGCCTTACATGCTGCAGCATGGGCAGGCAATCAGGATTATATTAAAATTTTGCTAAAACATGGAGCAAGTATAAATGCACAAGATGATGAAGGAAGCACACCCCTATGTTATGCAATGTTTAAAGGTCACAAGGGCTGTGCTGAGCTTCTCAAAAAGGAAGGTGCAGATCTTTGTATAAAGGGCTCTAGGCATCGCCATATAATTGACTGTGCACCAAACGGGCGCCTAGATATATTCGACATGGTATGGGATGATTGGAGAAAATGTTCTTGA
- a CDS encoding bifunctional UDP-3-O-[3-hydroxymyristoyl] N-acetylglucosamine deacetylase/3-hydroxyacyl-ACP dehydratase — protein sequence MTQRQQQTIQRIISFEGIGLHTGSRVKGRLLPMPIDTGIQFQRVDLPGQPCIEASVTHVVATERGTVVEKDQARVATVEHLLAAIVGMQVDNISIQLDGAEVPDIDGSALAFVALLLEAGLLQQEAPQKFFKLKEKFSYDDPDTGSHYAVYPDTDYNLHLTIVYNRWPVGYQYASLSKLADFKEAIAPARTFIYLDEIAALYEKGLLQGGDPTKAVIFSDHTNHTEWLQQVTQLSGKQVENLVTPAPSSLSSLRYINEPARHKLLDLIGDMALLGRPLQAKLVAHMPGHGANIGFVAALRKHLLRQEQKGAPICNLHATPLFDVKQISKMLPHRYPFQLVDKIMELGDSYVIGVKNVTINEPFFQGHFPGTPVMPGVLQVEALAQAGGILCLHKVPDPEQYLTYFLSIDGCKFRRMVVPGDTLLLHCELLAAIKFSTTEKQSVGIAKVKGRIFVGEQLACEAVLLAQIVKQYETI from the coding sequence ATGACACAGCGCCAACAACAGACCATTCAACGGATCATTAGCTTTGAAGGTATTGGACTCCATACGGGTAGCAGGGTGAAGGGTAGGTTGCTCCCTATGCCCATTGATACAGGCATACAATTTCAACGCGTAGATTTACCGGGTCAGCCTTGTATAGAGGCATCAGTAACCCATGTAGTCGCAACAGAAAGAGGTACAGTGGTTGAAAAAGATCAAGCACGAGTGGCTACGGTAGAACATTTGCTGGCAGCAATTGTAGGGATGCAAGTTGATAATATCTCTATCCAACTAGATGGAGCCGAGGTGCCAGATATAGATGGTAGTGCATTGGCCTTTGTAGCGCTGCTATTAGAAGCAGGATTGCTGCAACAGGAAGCCCCGCAAAAGTTTTTTAAACTCAAGGAAAAGTTTAGCTATGATGACCCAGATACCGGCAGCCATTATGCAGTCTATCCTGATACAGATTATAACCTGCATCTGACCATTGTCTACAATAGATGGCCGGTTGGGTATCAATATGCAAGCCTCTCCAAGCTAGCCGATTTTAAAGAAGCAATTGCTCCTGCCCGTACGTTTATCTATTTAGATGAAATCGCTGCCTTGTATGAGAAGGGGCTGCTACAAGGAGGAGATCCTACCAAAGCGGTTATTTTTTCTGATCATACGAACCATACAGAATGGCTGCAGCAGGTCACCCAATTATCTGGCAAACAGGTTGAAAACTTGGTAACCCCTGCTCCCTCTAGTTTATCTTCCCTGCGCTACATCAATGAGCCAGCTCGTCATAAGTTATTAGACCTGATTGGTGATATGGCCTTACTCGGTAGGCCTTTACAAGCCAAATTGGTTGCCCATATGCCTGGTCATGGCGCTAATATAGGTTTCGTTGCTGCTTTAAGAAAACATTTGTTGCGACAAGAACAAAAAGGAGCGCCTATTTGTAATCTGCACGCAACACCGCTTTTCGATGTAAAACAGATCAGTAAAATGCTGCCGCATCGCTATCCTTTTCAATTGGTAGATAAAATTATGGAGTTAGGTGATTCCTATGTGATTGGGGTTAAAAATGTGACCATCAATGAGCCTTTTTTTCAGGGTCATTTTCCTGGTACTCCTGTTATGCCTGGCGTGCTACAGGTAGAGGCACTTGCACAAGCTGGTGGGATATTGTGCCTGCATAAAGTACCAGATCCTGAGCAATATCTGACTTACTTTCTTTCCATTGATGGGTGTAAATTCCGTCGTATGGTAGTGCCCGGAGATACCCTACTATTGCATTGTGAATTACTTGCAGCTATAAAATTTAGTACTACTGAAAAGCAGTCTGTAGGGATCGCAAAGGTAAAGGGACGCATTTTTGTAGGTGAACAGTTGGCGTGCGAGGCAGTTTTATTGGCTCAAATTGTCAAGCAGTATGAAACAATCTGA
- a CDS encoding ABC transporter substrate-binding protein, which translates to MISKRTILLLMAIWVFASIYYQEYKKKQKLLATPTLNNVTLSSINGTDPVRIDERYSAEVVGKLYEGLYEYHYLKRPFQLEPNLAEGMPSIAPDGLVYTFKIKKGVLFHDDPCFPNGKGRALKAADFVFSLKRLADPKNMAPYYGLIDGKIKGLDAWRHQPDYTKEVEGLTALDDHTLQVTLTQPWGAFLDFLAMPAAFVVAPEAVTRYGAEFVNHAVGTGPFILEGGFNPQAKQLTFIKNPLFREKLFPAEGDAEYQSMIAAYGGKKLPLVDKVVTDIITEEQPLALKLQSKELDMALISGSGIALDMIENNTLLSKWGKKGLVLAQSPSASTQSFCFNHSHEIFNNTCLRQAMSMAFDRATYNQIFYKGAAQLAQSLLPPVLMDGANALEHTYGYNLERAKEYLVKAGYPGGKGLPVITLDAIFGTSSKDKAEFFAKCMARIGIEIQVVTNVPAEHWKKMANGSTMMHLVAWKADYPEPSSVFQILSNKSLCGLFYENAHFNALFDKAMATTNYAERKALYLALNKIVAEEVPMIYALHVSQQYLHYNWVKNVVSNDFCPSLDAYIAVDMAAKIKATK; encoded by the coding sequence ATGATTAGTAAACGGACAATATTATTATTGATGGCTATATGGGTTTTTGCTTCTATCTACTACCAAGAGTACAAAAAAAAGCAAAAGCTCCTGGCTACCCCCACGTTAAACAACGTAACACTATCCTCCATTAATGGCACTGATCCAGTAAGAATAGATGAGCGCTATTCTGCAGAAGTGGTTGGTAAGCTCTATGAAGGCTTGTATGAATATCATTATTTAAAAAGGCCCTTCCAGTTGGAACCTAATCTTGCTGAGGGGATGCCTTCCATTGCTCCAGATGGTTTGGTTTATACTTTTAAAATTAAGAAAGGTGTTCTATTTCACGATGATCCATGTTTCCCAAATGGGAAGGGTCGGGCCCTTAAAGCAGCTGATTTTGTTTTTAGCTTAAAGAGGTTAGCAGATCCTAAAAATATGGCGCCTTATTATGGCCTTATAGATGGCAAAATCAAAGGCTTGGATGCATGGAGGCATCAGCCAGATTACACAAAAGAAGTAGAAGGGCTAACGGCATTGGACGACCATACCCTTCAGGTTACCCTTACCCAACCTTGGGGCGCTTTTTTAGATTTTTTAGCTATGCCGGCCGCTTTTGTTGTTGCTCCGGAGGCTGTAACCCGTTATGGTGCTGAGTTTGTGAACCATGCGGTAGGTACAGGTCCTTTTATCCTAGAGGGCGGGTTTAATCCGCAAGCCAAGCAATTGACTTTTATAAAGAATCCTCTGTTTAGGGAAAAATTATTTCCTGCTGAAGGAGATGCCGAATATCAGTCTATGATAGCGGCTTATGGTGGTAAAAAGTTGCCTTTGGTAGACAAGGTGGTGACCGATATCATTACTGAAGAACAGCCACTTGCGTTAAAACTACAAAGTAAAGAACTGGATATGGCCCTCATTAGTGGTTCTGGTATTGCATTGGATATGATTGAAAACAATACGCTTTTATCAAAATGGGGTAAAAAAGGGTTGGTCTTGGCACAATCCCCTAGTGCCAGTACGCAGTCTTTTTGCTTTAACCATAGCCATGAGATTTTTAATAATACCTGTTTAAGGCAGGCTATGTCTATGGCTTTTGATAGAGCGACTTATAACCAAATTTTTTATAAAGGTGCGGCTCAGCTGGCGCAATCGCTGCTGCCTCCTGTATTAATGGATGGGGCTAATGCGTTGGAGCATACTTATGGGTATAACCTTGAACGTGCAAAGGAATATTTGGTTAAAGCAGGCTATCCAGGCGGAAAAGGGCTGCCTGTGATTACACTTGATGCTATTTTTGGAACCAGTTCTAAAGATAAAGCAGAATTTTTTGCTAAGTGTATGGCGCGTATTGGCATAGAAATTCAAGTGGTAACCAATGTTCCTGCAGAGCACTGGAAGAAGATGGCTAATGGGTCTACTATGATGCATCTGGTGGCATGGAAGGCTGATTATCCGGAACCTTCTTCTGTTTTTCAGATACTCAGTAATAAAAGCTTGTGTGGCTTATTCTATGAAAATGCGCACTTTAATGCATTGTTCGATAAAGCTATGGCTACAACCAATTATGCAGAAAGGAAAGCACTTTATTTAGCGTTGAATAAAATAGTAGCTGAAGAAGTACCTATGATTTATGCGCTGCATGTTTCACAGCAATACCTCCATTATAACTGGGTTAAAAATGTAGTTTCTAATGATTTTTGTCCATCTCTAGATGCATATATTGCAGTGGATATGGCTGCAAAGATCAAGGCTACGAAGTAG
- the lpxA gene encoding acyl-ACP--UDP-N-acetylglucosamine O-acyltransferase produces the protein MKQSDIHPSATLGKAVTIGSFVTIQEDVVIGDGTYIGPHVTIMSGSRIGKHCQIFSGAVIGAGSQDRKSTTLTTYVEIGDYTVIREFATLNRGTFGNTVIGSHVLLMAYVHVAHDCIIEDHVTVTNAAQLAGHVQLHHHAVIGGMAAVHQFMRVGAYSMVASKSIVRKDVPPFIKVAREPLRYCGINLVALQRNGFTKAQCDTIYHSYRLIYHSQLLLPLALEEVDKQVLCTQEKEMILSFIRGSHKGIVKKNNAYGTIL, from the coding sequence ATGAAACAATCTGATATTCATCCTAGTGCTACGCTTGGCAAGGCAGTGACCATTGGTAGTTTTGTAACCATTCAGGAGGATGTAGTGATCGGTGATGGTACCTATATAGGACCTCATGTAACCATTATGTCCGGCAGCCGTATTGGAAAACACTGCCAGATTTTTTCAGGTGCGGTTATTGGAGCCGGGTCACAGGATCGCAAATCAACCACTTTAACTACTTATGTAGAAATCGGAGATTATACTGTTATACGTGAATTTGCTACCCTCAATAGAGGCACTTTTGGCAATACGGTTATAGGATCTCACGTATTGCTTATGGCTTATGTACATGTGGCCCATGATTGTATCATTGAAGATCATGTGACTGTTACCAATGCAGCACAATTGGCCGGCCATGTACAGCTGCACCACCATGCTGTAATAGGCGGTATGGCAGCAGTGCATCAGTTTATGCGGGTAGGGGCTTATAGTATGGTCGCTTCTAAAAGCATTGTACGTAAGGATGTGCCCCCTTTTATTAAAGTAGCACGAGAACCATTACGTTATTGCGGTATCAACCTAGTCGCCTTACAACGGAATGGTTTTACCAAAGCACAATGCGATACCATATACCATAGCTACCGTTTGATTTACCATAGTCAATTATTGTTGCCGTTGGCATTAGAAGAGGTCGATAAGCAGGTCCTTTGTACGCAAGAAAAAGAGATGATCCTTTCTTTTATACGAGGTAGCCATAAAGGCATTGTAAAAAAGAACAATGCCTATGGAACTATCTTGTAG
- the lpxD gene encoding UDP-3-O-(3-hydroxymyristoyl)glucosamine N-acyltransferase: protein MQWTISELIKRFDGKLLAGSADAILTHLSTLGEATIGAVSFFSSPQYATAFYQTQAAAVLVAKDFKPVAPVTAALIGVEDPYRSFCLLVEEVYQQKMDAKSGIEFPSYIGQQVTVGANIYRGAFSYIGHHVVIGKGVKIYPHVYVGDHVMIGEDTILYSGVKIAAYTAIGSRCIIHPGAVIGSAGFGFVTHSDGSYKRIPSVGNVCLEDDVEIGAHTTIDAATVGSTIVGQGTKIDNLVQVAHNVQIGKHTGIAAQVGIAGSTKVGDYCRFGGQTGVAGHLHVGDHVTAIGRAGITRSFPKGHITLSGTPAFENKKFLSCYARFKNLVPAKK from the coding sequence ATGCAATGGACCATATCGGAACTGATCAAACGATTTGATGGGAAGCTATTGGCGGGTAGTGCAGATGCGATTTTAACCCATCTCTCTACCCTAGGAGAGGCCACTATTGGTGCGGTTAGCTTTTTTTCAAGCCCCCAGTATGCAACCGCTTTTTACCAAACCCAAGCTGCTGCTGTTTTGGTGGCTAAAGATTTTAAACCAGTTGCACCGGTAACTGCTGCTTTAATTGGCGTTGAAGATCCTTATCGAAGTTTTTGCCTTTTGGTAGAGGAAGTCTATCAGCAAAAAATGGATGCTAAGTCCGGCATAGAATTTCCCTCTTATATAGGCCAGCAGGTTACTGTAGGCGCAAATATCTATCGAGGGGCTTTTTCTTATATTGGTCACCATGTGGTCATAGGAAAAGGGGTAAAAATTTATCCACATGTTTATGTGGGCGATCATGTAATGATTGGTGAGGATACCATACTCTATAGTGGCGTTAAAATAGCGGCTTATACGGCGATAGGTAGCCGTTGTATCATTCATCCTGGAGCTGTTATTGGTAGTGCGGGTTTTGGCTTTGTAACCCATTCAGATGGTAGCTACAAGCGCATTCCTTCAGTTGGTAATGTTTGCCTAGAAGATGATGTAGAAATTGGTGCCCATACCACTATAGATGCAGCTACTGTAGGCAGCACCATAGTAGGTCAAGGGACAAAGATAGATAACCTGGTTCAAGTGGCCCATAATGTCCAAATCGGTAAACATACCGGCATTGCTGCGCAAGTAGGGATTGCTGGGTCCACCAAGGTAGGTGATTATTGTAGATTCGGCGGCCAAACAGGTGTTGCAGGTCACCTTCATGTAGGGGATCATGTTACGGCCATTGGTCGAGCCGGTATTACCCGCTCTTTTCCAAAAGGGCATATTACCCTTTCTGGCACACCTGCTTTTGAAAATAAAAAATTCTTATCTTGTTACGCTCGGTTTAAAAATCTGGTACCAGCAAAAAAGTAG
- a CDS encoding ABC transporter ATP-binding protein translates to MKILEVKNLMTQYYTGKKMTTVVNNVSFDLFSGRSLAIVGESGSGKSAMALSLMRLIEPPVGSITAEAILLEGKDILQLSLKEIQEIRGNRISMIFQEPMTALNPVFTIGEQIMETIQLHQRIPAKEAKSRCIALLTLVGIPAPHQRMLEYPHQISGGMRQRVMIAIALACGPSVLIADEPTTALDVTTQAQIMDLIQRLQVEKNMGIILITHDLGMVAEVCDEVAVMYSGSIVEKSSVQAIFNAPLHPYTQALLDAIPPLSGRVRRLRTIGVVPPLSDLPIGCSFQDRCPNVQDRCRTRTPLLQEARAGHSVACFYPLQNGPK, encoded by the coding sequence ATGAAAATTCTTGAAGTTAAAAACTTAATGACGCAATATTATACGGGTAAAAAGATGACCACAGTGGTGAATAATGTTTCCTTTGATCTTTTTTCCGGTCGTTCCCTAGCCATTGTGGGAGAATCTGGCTCTGGTAAATCAGCCATGGCGCTTTCGCTGATGCGGCTGATTGAACCCCCTGTGGGTAGCATTACTGCAGAAGCTATTTTGCTCGAAGGAAAGGATATTTTACAACTGTCGCTAAAAGAGATCCAAGAGATACGTGGCAATCGTATTTCTATGATCTTTCAGGAACCCATGACGGCACTCAACCCAGTTTTTACAATTGGTGAACAGATTATGGAAACAATTCAGTTGCATCAGCGGATTCCAGCAAAAGAGGCAAAAAGTCGCTGTATAGCCTTGCTAACGCTAGTGGGTATACCAGCTCCCCATCAACGTATGCTAGAATATCCCCATCAGATTTCAGGTGGCATGCGACAGCGGGTCATGATTGCGATTGCATTGGCTTGTGGGCCATCTGTATTGATTGCTGATGAGCCTACTACTGCTTTAGATGTCACCACTCAGGCACAAATTATGGATCTTATCCAAAGGCTCCAAGTAGAAAAAAATATGGGTATTATACTGATTACCCATGACCTTGGCATGGTAGCTGAAGTATGTGATGAGGTGGCGGTTATGTATAGTGGTAGCATTGTAGAAAAAAGTTCGGTACAAGCTATCTTTAATGCGCCATTGCATCCCTATACACAGGCGTTATTGGATGCGATTCCTCCTTTATCTGGGCGCGTTCGTAGGTTGCGTACCATTGGAGTGGTGCCTCCCTTATCCGATCTTCCCATTGGCTGTTCCTTCCAAGACCGTTGCCCCAATGTACAGGATCGATGCAGAACGCGTACACCACTCCTTCAAGAAGCGCGTGCTGGCCATTCCGTAGCCTGCTTTTATCCATTACAAAATGGTCCTAAATAG
- a CDS encoding ankyrin repeat domain-containing protein has protein sequence MHIAGRPNGEELLKWMIKHREDLDLNAQDQWQQTALFYAKTRGAFETLIDHGVDVHARNYLNQTAIFSAVIIGNTEIIKSAVAHGIDVNAQNINGKTALFITAREKSWILSNISWRMVQIPV, from the coding sequence ATGCACATAGCTGGCAGGCCAAACGGTGAAGAACTTTTGAAATGGATGATAAAGCATAGGGAAGATCTAGATCTAAATGCACAAGACCAATGGCAGCAAACAGCCTTATTTTATGCAAAAACAAGAGGAGCCTTTGAAACTTTAATAGATCATGGAGTGGATGTGCATGCACGCAACTACTTAAATCAAACAGCCATATTTAGTGCAGTAATTATAGGAAATACGGAAATTATTAAATCTGCTGTAGCACACGGGATAGATGTAAATGCACAAAATATTAACGGAAAAACAGCATTATTCATTACAGCAAGAGAAAAAAGTTGGATACTATCCAATATTTCATGGCGAATGGTGCAGATCCCTGTATAG
- a CDS encoding ABC transporter permease: MHQYNLLHQFGFSKKALLGNKLNLFCFVTLLGYILVALSTKVGWLAANWQEEVGPSYQHPNGLHYFGTDVLGRSVLAKVLHGAEVAMRVGFIVALWSVVIGATFGIAAGYFGGILDACVVWLYTVVTAIPTMILLMAVSFVLGKGIQTVCIALVITEWTETCRLVRGEVMRHKAREYMQAASAIGASSLRKIFVHLLPNMLPLIIYQFSLVFQTAIKHEVILSYLGMGVQNKPSWGIMINDAKAGLLRGIWWELFFATMAMFLLVLVFNILADALRDLLDPKLKGR, translated from the coding sequence ATGCATCAATATAATCTACTCCATCAATTTGGTTTTAGTAAAAAAGCCTTATTAGGCAATAAGTTAAACCTTTTTTGTTTTGTAACCTTATTGGGCTATATCTTAGTGGCGTTATCTACTAAAGTAGGATGGCTCGCAGCCAATTGGCAGGAAGAAGTAGGTCCCTCTTATCAGCACCCTAATGGTCTACATTATTTTGGCACAGATGTTTTAGGTAGAAGTGTCCTAGCCAAGGTTTTACATGGTGCGGAAGTAGCCATGCGTGTAGGCTTTATTGTAGCCTTATGGTCCGTTGTGATTGGCGCTACCTTTGGCATAGCAGCTGGTTATTTTGGTGGCATACTCGATGCATGCGTAGTTTGGCTCTATACGGTTGTAACGGCTATTCCCACAATGATTTTACTGATGGCAGTTTCCTTTGTGCTGGGAAAGGGTATCCAGACCGTTTGTATTGCACTGGTTATAACAGAATGGACAGAAACCTGTCGTTTGGTTCGAGGTGAAGTGATGCGCCATAAAGCTAGAGAATATATGCAGGCAGCTTCGGCTATTGGTGCCAGTAGTCTTCGTAAGATTTTTGTACACCTATTACCCAATATGCTTCCCTTGATTATCTATCAGTTTTCTTTGGTTTTCCAAACTGCCATCAAGCATGAGGTGATTCTTTCTTATCTGGGTATGGGTGTTCAAAACAAGCCCAGTTGGGGAATTATGATTAATGATGCCAAAGCAGGATTACTCAGAGGTATTTGGTGGGAGCTTTTTTTTGCCACAATGGCTATGTTTTTACTGGTTCTTGTGTTTAATATTTTAGCGGATGCATTGCGGGATTTATTAGATCCAAAGTTAAAAGGTCGATAG
- a CDS encoding ABC transporter permease: MEGVIYTKGNSSSIFMTYLFLYLLRRLCYALSVIVGATFLIFIIFNILVGDPTHILLGKYATPEAMVLLARELSLDRPWHLQYWEVLKSAFTFNFGYSWTTKQHILKTFQEGGLVSLTVTLPAFFIGNGLVIAVALWMTQYRGTIWDRLLVIFCIVTTSISLLVYILIGQLFFACKLRLFPIMGYEKGFFACVPYIILPTIILVLLHFCYHYRFYRTIMLEEIYQDYVRTARAKGLQEETVLFKHVFKNVMVPIITTFVKDFPSLLFGSIVIENFFGIPGLGNVVIDAISRCDFPTIKAATIMAAVLSILCNIVGDVLYTLVDPRIKL; encoded by the coding sequence ATGGAAGGGGTGATTTACACGAAGGGTAACTCCTCTTCCATTTTTATGACCTATCTTTTTTTATATCTTCTAAGAAGGCTCTGCTATGCGCTTTCAGTTATTGTAGGAGCTACTTTTTTAATCTTTATTATCTTTAATATTCTTGTAGGAGACCCTACGCATATTTTGTTGGGTAAATATGCAACACCGGAAGCTATGGTGCTACTCGCTCGTGAACTAAGTTTAGATAGGCCTTGGCATCTGCAGTATTGGGAGGTGTTAAAATCTGCTTTTACCTTTAACTTTGGCTACTCCTGGACCACCAAGCAGCACATTTTAAAAACATTTCAAGAAGGCGGACTGGTTTCCTTAACCGTTACATTACCCGCTTTTTTCATAGGCAATGGATTGGTGATAGCTGTTGCCCTTTGGATGACCCAATATAGAGGAACCATTTGGGACCGCCTTTTGGTTATCTTCTGTATTGTAACGACCAGTATTTCTTTATTGGTTTATATCCTAATTGGTCAGCTGTTTTTTGCTTGCAAGTTGCGGCTTTTTCCAATAATGGGTTATGAAAAAGGCTTTTTCGCTTGTGTGCCTTATATCATTTTGCCCACTATTATTCTGGTGTTGCTTCATTTTTGTTACCACTACCGTTTTTATAGAACCATTATGTTGGAAGAAATCTACCAAGACTATGTCCGTACTGCACGGGCAAAGGGGCTGCAGGAAGAGACGGTCTTATTTAAACATGTCTTTAAAAATGTAATGGTCCCTATTATTACAACCTTTGTAAAAGACTTTCCATCATTGTTATTTGGTTCTATAGTAATAGAAAATTTTTTTGGCATACCAGGATTAGGAAATGTAGTAATAGATGCTATAAGCCGTTGTGATTTTCCAACCATTAAAGCAGCCACTATAATGGCTGCCGTGCTCAGTATCTTGTGTAACATAGTGGGTGATGTGTTGTATACTTTGGTTGATCCACGCATAAAATTATAA